A single window of Pieris napi chromosome 8, ilPieNapi1.2, whole genome shotgun sequence DNA harbors:
- the LOC125051493 gene encoding thioredoxin, mitochondrial, whose product MCSALCHGLKSPARRLAYLRVKNISTSIVHNETILVKNNDEFVNKVINNDKAVIVNFHAEWCEPCKILTPKLKELIEPHNNLDLAIVDVEENADLVHTFEVKAVPAVIAIRNGLVVDKFIGLVDTDMINNLIDRMSGKKKDDA is encoded by the exons ATGTGTAGTGCCTTGTGTCATGGGCTTAAGTCCCCAGCAAGGCGGCTAGCTTATTTGAGAGTTAAAAACATATCAACATCTATAGTGCACAATGAAACTATATTAGTAAAGAATAATGATGAATTTGTTAATAAG GTAATCAATAATGACAAGGCAGTGATAGTAAATTTCCATGCAGAGTGGTGTGAGCCATGTAAAATACTTACACCAAAATTGAAGGAGCTTATTGAACCGCATAATAACCTTGACTTAGCCATTGTTGATGTCGAGGAAAATGCTGATCTTGTACATACATTTGAG GTAAAAGCAGTACCCGCCGTAATAGCAATAAGAAACGGGCTAGTCGTAGATAAATTTATTGGCCTAGTAGACACGGATATGATTAATAATCTCATAGATCGGATGTCCGGAAAGAAAAAGGATGACGCGTAA